A window of Hevea brasiliensis isolate MT/VB/25A 57/8 chromosome 14, ASM3005281v1, whole genome shotgun sequence contains these coding sequences:
- the LOC110658803 gene encoding non-classical arabinogalactan protein 30, producing MNMAINQLTIAICSLLLLPLAFPSISAYESAPTKPGEKIVDVVVEGMVYCQSCDHYGSWSLNGAEPIPSAKVSVICKNHMKQVSYYKAYETNEHGYFYAQLNGFKMDNNILDHPLQSCHVKLVSSPLANCSLLSNVNYGINGAPLRYENKILRGSHYEAVIYAAGPLAFRPAYCSPETHV from the coding sequence ATGAATATGGCAATCAACCAGCTCACAATAGCCATCTGCTCTCTCCTGCTGCTCCCTTTGGCCTTCCCTTCAATATCTGCATATGAAAGTGCTCCAACCAAACCAGGAGAGAAGATAGTTGATGTAGTTGTTGAAGGTATGGTCTACTGCCAGAGCTGTGACCACTATGGTTCATGGTCTTTGAATGGGGCTGAACCAATACCTTCAGCAAAAGTTAGTGTCATTTGTAAAAACCACATGAAACAAGTGAGTTACTACAAGGCATATGAAACTAATGAACATGGCTACTTCTATGCACAACTTAATGGCTTCAAGATGGATAACAACATTTTGGACCATCCTCTTCAATCTTGCCATGTGAAGCTTGTTTCATCTCCTCTTGCAAATTGCAGTCTCCTCTCCAATGTTAACTATGGAATCAATGGTGCTCCTCTTCGCTATGAAAACAAGATACTGCGAGGAAGTCATTATGAGGCTGTTATCTACGCTGCAGGTCCCTTGGCTTTCCGTCCTGCTTATTGCTCTCCTGAAACTCATGTctaa